GGGAAGGTGGGCCCTTCACGCCGCGGSGGATGAAGYCAGCGMCCCCGATTYCCCCGGMCYCGGCCGGAAGTASCCCCGCCATAGTCATCAGCCACGTGGATTTTCCCACGCCATTGCGGCCGGTAATGACGGTCGACGCCCCCGCCGGCAGGGAGATGGACCGCGGTGGCCCATAGCGGGTTACCAAGTCCGTGCTCCACAGCGCCGCGTTGGACTCATCGAGGGCATCGCTTGCCAACGACCGCGCCTGCGGGAGGCCGGTGACCTGGCGCTTGCGGGCGGCATCGGCAAAGGGGGCATCGGAAATAATGCGCCCATCCTTCAGCTCTACCGCGCGGTCCAGCACGCTTTCCCACGCCGCATGCTGATGCTCGACCACCACCAAGGTGGCACCCGTGTGCTCTACCAGCTTGCCGACGGCCCGCACCACGTCCTGCGCCCCTTCCGGATCCAGGTTGGCGGTGGGCTCGTCCAATAGGACCACGCCCGCGCCCATGGCGATGACCCCGGCAAGCGCCAGGCGTTGCTTCTGCCCGCCGGAGAGGTGCTCGGTGGGAAAATCCAGGTCCACATATGGGCCAACCAACTCTTGGGCTTGGCGCACCCTGCGCCAGATCTCCTCGCGCGGATAAGCTAGGTTCTCGCAGCCGAAGGCGATATCATCGCCCACGCGCGCGGAGATAACCTGGGAATCCGGATCCTGCAGGACCAACCCCACCGGAATGGTCCGGCCCGGTTCTTCGACCGTGCCCGCAGAGTCCTCCAAGGTGATGGTGCCGGTTCGCGTACCTTCTTCATCAGAGCCCAAGACGCCGGCGATCGCCGCCAAAAGCGTGGACTTTCCGGAGCCGGAATCCCCGCACAGCAAGACCTTCTCACCGGGTTCGATGACAAGGTCTATGTCCTGCAGCGCCGGTTGGGAGCGCCCAGCGTGAGTCCAGCCGTAGCCGCGAGCCGATATTTTTGTGGCGTTTCCTGCTAAGCGTGAAAAATCAGTCACAGCGGTCTAAGCCCTAAGCGCGCTGTTCGCGGCCTACTGCAAAGCGGTCAAGGGCACCGGTCTTTGCCAATGCCTTCACCACATAGAAGCCCAGGGCGCCGGCCAAGATGGCACCGGAGATGGTCAGGGTGACCAAGTAGATAATATTGAACTCGAAGGACTTCGCGAGGTTACCGGGGGTAAACAGCTCCAGGACGAAAGCGCCCCAGCCTGCTGCCATACCGACCAGGATGGTCACCCCAAGGTTGAACTGGCGGTACATGAAGATGGCGAAGATGATCTCCACACCGATACCCTGTGCCAGGCCCGAGTACAGGGTGCTAATGCCCCACTGCGAGCCCAAATCGGCTGACACCGTGGCGGCAAGGACCTCCACGTAGACTGCCGCACCCGGCTTGCGGATGACCAATCCACCCAGGATGCCGCCTAACAGCCAAATGCCCGTGGCCAAACCGCCAAGGCCCGGCGTAAGCGCATCCATGGCCTCATACCAGGCATAGCCCACGGCATTCCAGCCCAAGAATACGAAGCCACAGGCAACACCCAAGACGGATGCCACCACGATGTCCACCACGCGCCAATTCAAGTTGCGCTTTGGCGCTGCGGACGCAGCTGCATTAGTAGTCATTATTTCCTCCCTCTCGCCGGAATTACCCGGATCAGGTTCAACGGTTCACCGCGTTATATCGCAGTATCTCAGCCTTCATTTCTGTGCCGGGGCGACCTGTGCGTCCGCGGGCCCACAGATTCTGAAAGCTCCCGTGTAATGGTTTAAATCAAGTAGTCTAAGGCCCACATTTTACTTATCTGGGCCACAGGCTTTACTCATACTAGCAGGCACGCATACGGGTCCCCGTAACCGATTCGGCGGCCGAATCAGGCATGCGCAACCGTGACAACAACCCCAACAACAAGAGCCCCCGCTTACCGTATGCACGGAAGCGGGGGCTCTAATTGAACGCGGTGCCGAGGGACACGAGCGCCTAGGACTTAGAAGGTGAAATCCTCATCCAGCGGAACGGAGGCGCCGGTGAATTCACCGAAGCCATCATCGCCGTAGATGGAATCGCCGTAAGTCGGAATCGAGTATGCGGCGTTGCGCGCAGCCTCGGTCGGCTTGACGGAGATATTGCGGTAACGGGAGATACCAGTGCCGGCCGGGATCAGCTTACCGATGATGACGTTCTCCTTGAGGCCGATAAGCTTATCGGAGCGCTTGTTAACAGCGGCATCGGTAAGCACACGCGTGGTCTCCTGGAACGAAGCAGCGGACAGCCAGGACTCGGTAGCCAAGGAGGCCTTGGTAATACCCATGATCTCCGAGCGCAGCTGCGCCGGCTCGCCGCCTTCTGCAACCTGTGCAGCGTTCATCTGCTTGGCCTCAGAAAGGTCGATCAGGTTGCCCGGCAGCAGCTCCGTGGTACCGGCGTCGATGACGGTACCGCGGCGCAGCATCTGGCGGATGATGATCTCGATGTGCTTGTCGTGGATGGCCACACCCTGGGTGCGGTACACGGCCTGCACCTCGTTGATGAGGTGCTGCTCCACGCCACGACGGCCCAGAACCTCGAGCACGTCGTGCGGGTCAGCCGCACCACGCATCAAGCGGTCACCGGTCTCAACGTGGTCGCCGTCCTTCAAGGAACGCTCGATCATCGCATCCGGGTTGGACTCCATCGGGCGACGCACCTGGGCCAAGCCCTGGCGCTTGGAGAGCTTCTCGTAGATCACGTCATCAGAACCATCATCCGGGGTGATGGTCATGGTCCAGAAGTTGCCCTCATCAGACAGGGACACGGTGCCGTCCACGGAAGCAATTGGTGCGCGGTTCTTCGGGTTACGGGCCTCGAACAGCTCCTGCACACGCGGCAGACCACCGGTAATGTCGCCACCAACACCACCCTGGTGGAAGGTACGCATGGTCAGCTGGGTACCAGGCTCACCAATGGACTGTGCAGCCACGATGCCGACGGCCTCGCCGATGTCGACCAACTGACCGGATGCCATGGACTTGCCGTAGCACTTAGCACAGACACCGGCCGGGGTCTGGCAGGTCAGCACGGAGCGGACCTTGACGTCGGTGACCTTGGCATCGAGAAGCTTCTGCGTAAGCTCCTCGGTCAAGTCTGCACCAGCCTCTGCAACGACCTCGCCGCTTTCGTCCTTGACGTCGGTGGCAAGCACGCGACCGGAAGCGGAGGTCTCCCACAGCTCGGAGAGGACGACCTTGTCGCCGGAGACCTCGCCGATAGGAACGCGCACGCCCTGGCGGGTGCCACAGTCCTCTTCGCGGACGATAACGTCCTGAGCAACGTCCACCAGACGGCGGGTGAGGTAACCCGAGTCAGCGGTACGCAGCGCGGTATCGGCCAGACCCTTACGGGAACCGTGGGAGTTGTTGAAGTACTCCAGCACGGACAGGCCTTCACGGAAGGAGGTCTTAATCGGACGGGTGATGTAATCACCGTGCGAGTTCACAACCATGCCCTTCATACCGGCCAGCGTCCAGATCTGACGCATG
This is a stretch of genomic DNA from Corynebacterium accolens. It encodes these proteins:
- a CDS encoding ABC transporter ATP-binding protein — translated: MTDFSRLAGNATKISARGYGWTHAGRSQPALQDIDLVIEPGEKVLLCGDSGSGKSTLLAAIAGVLGSDEEGTRTGTITLEDSAGTVEEPGRTIPVGLVLQDPDSQVISARVGDDIAFGCENLAYPREEIWRRVRQAQELVGPYVDLDFPTEHLSGGQKQRLALAGVIAMGAGVVLLDEPTANLDPEGAQDVVRAVGKLVEHTGATLVVVEHQHAAWESVLDRAVELKDGRIISDAPFADAARKRQVTGLPQARSLASDALDESNAALWSTDLVTRYGPPRSISLPAGASTVITGRNGVGKSTWLMTMAGXLPAXXGXIGXAXFIXRGVKGPPSRWKSRELADRIGFVFQNPEHQFVSRSVEEELRVAPKVMRVDPPEERIAQLLESLRLGHLLKANPFTLSGGEKRRLSVATALVTAPEVLLLDEPTFGQDPGTFVELVGLLRQLADDGTTIASITHDPLFIEALGDHQVEVHGA
- a CDS encoding ECF transporter S component is translated as MTTNAAASAAPKRNLNWRVVDIVVASVLGVACGFVFLGWNAVGYAWYEAMDALTPGLGGLATGIWLLGGILGGLVIRKPGAAVYVEVLAATVSADLGSQWGISTLYSGLAQGIGVEIIFAIFMYRQFNLGVTILVGMAAGWGAFVLELFTPGNLAKSFEFNIIYLVTLTISGAILAGALGFYVVKALAKTGALDRFAVGREQRA